The Vanessa tameamea isolate UH-Manoa-2023 chromosome 2, ilVanTame1 primary haplotype, whole genome shotgun sequence genome has a segment encoding these proteins:
- the Ago1 gene encoding protein argonaute-2 isoform X2: MYPVGQPPAGETSAGAVGVSGAVSAAAGTTSAAPGAPSTALATGTSPPGVTSGTGGLSLVSPAAPPPPDLPVLTCPRRPNLGHEGRPIMLRANHFQISMPRGFVHHYDVNIQPDKCPRKVNREIVESMVRNYNKIFGALKPVFDGRNNLYTRDPLPIGNDRVELEVTLPGEGKDRVFRVTIKWVAQVSLFALEEALEGRTRQIPYDAILALDVVMRHLPSMMYTPVGRSFFSSPEGYYHPLGGGREVWFGFHQSVRPSQWKMMLNIDVSATAFYKAQPVIEFMCEVLDIRDINEQRKPLTDSQRVKFTKEIKGLKIEITHCGTMKRKYRVCNVTRRPAQMQSFPLQLENGQTVECTVAKYFLDKYKMKLRYPHLPCLQVGQEHKHTYLPLEVCNIVPGQRCIKKLTDMQTSTMIKATARSAPDREREINNLVRRANFNTDLYVKEFGLTISNNMMEVRGRVLPPPKLQYGGRVSSLGGQQALPNQGVWDMRGKQFFMGVEIRVWAIACFAPQRTVREDALKNFTQQLQKISNDAGMPIIGQPCFCKYATGPDQVEPMFKYLKSTFVQLQLVVVVLPGKTPVYAEVKRVGDTVLGMATQCVQAKNVNKTSPQTLSNLCLKINVKLGGINSILVPSLRPKVFNEPVIFLGVDVTHPPAGDNKKPSIAAVVGSMDAHPSRYAATVRVQQHRQEIVHEMSSMVQELLIMFYKSTGGFKPHRIIMYRDGISEGQFIHVLQHELTAVREACIKLEAEYKPGITFIVVQKRHHTRLFCADKKEQSGKSGNIPAGTTVDLGITHPTEFDFYLCSHQGIQGTSRPSHYHVLWDDNHFGSDELQCLTYQLCHTYVRCTRSVSIPAPAYYAHLVAFRARYHLVEKEHDSGEGSHQSACSEDRTPGAMARAITVHAVTKKVMYFA, from the exons ATGTACCCCGTTGGCCAAC CTCCAGCGGGGGAGACGAGTGCTGGTGCGGTGGGTGTGTCAGGAGCTGTGAGTGCAGCGGCGGGCACCACAAGTGCAGCACCAGGGGCACCAAGTACTGCACTAGCCACAGGCACGTCTCCACCTGGTGTGACAAGTGGAACTGGCGGCTTGTCGCTCGTGTCACCTGCAGCTCCTCCACCACCCGACCTACCCGTGCTGACTTGTCCTCGACGACCAAACTTGGGTCATGAAGGAAGACCAATCATGCTTCGTGCTAATCATTTTCAAATATCTATGCCAAGAGGATTTGTACATCATTATGATGTAAATATACAACCTGACAAATGTCCTAGGAag gtAAATAGAGAAATTGTTGAATCTATGGTAcgcaattacaataaaatatttggtgCTTTAAAACCTGTGTTTGATGGtagaaacaatttatatacaagGGATCCCTTGCCTATTGGCAATGACAGAGTGGAATTAGAAGTAACTTTGCCTGGAGAAGGAAAGGATAGAGTATTTCGGGTTACAATCAAATGGGTTGCACAA GTGTCATTGTTTGCTTTAGAAGAAGCATTAGAGGGTCGTACGAGACAGATTCCATATGATGCAATCCTTGCGTTGGATGTTGTCATGAGACATCTCCCTTCAATGATGTACACTCCAGTGGGCAGATCTTTCTTCTCATCGCCAGAAGGATATTATCACCCTCTTGGTGGGGGTAGAGAAGTGTGGTTTGGTTTTCACCAGTCTGTGAGACCGAGCCAGTGGAAAATGATGCTTAATATTGATG tatcgGCAACTGCATTTTACAAAGCCCAGCCTGTTATAGAATTTATGTGTGAAGTGTTAGATATAAGAGACATTAATGAACAAAGAAAACCTCTGACCGATTCACAAAGAGTAAAATTTACCAAAGAAATTAAAGGACTGAAGATTGAAATAACTCATTGTGGTACCATGAAGAGGAAATACAGAGTGTGTAACGTTACTCGCAGACCTGCACAGATGCAGTC atttCCTTTACAATTGGAAAATGGACAAACAGTAGAATGTACTGTAGCTAAGTATTTTTTGGATAAGTATAAGATGAAACTCAGATACCCACATTTGCCTTGCCTCCAAGTAGGTCAAGAGCACAAACATACATACTTGCCATTAGAGGTCTGTAATATTGTGCCAGGACAGAGGTGCATCAAGAAATTAACCGACATGCAGACTTCCACCATGATCAAAGCAACAGCTCGCTCTGCCCCAGACAG GGAGCGCGAGATCAACAACCTGGTGCGGCGCGCCAACTTCAACACGGACCTGTACGTGAAGGAGTTCGGCCTCACCATCTCCAACAACATGATGGAGGTGCGCGGCCGAGTGCTGCCGCCGCCCAAGCTGCAGTACGGCGGCCGGGTCTCCTCGCTCGGCGGACAG CAAGCTTTGCCCAACCAGGGCGTGTGGGACATGCGCGGCAAGCAGTTCTTCATGGGCGTCGAGATACGCGTGTGGGCCATCGCCTGCTTCGCGCCGCAGCGGACCGTCCGGGAGGACGCGCTCAA GAACTTCACGCAGCAATTACAGAAGATATCCAACGATGCAGGTATGCCGATCATCGGTCAACCGTGCTTCTGCAAGTATGCGACTGGCCCGGATCAAGTTGAGCCTATGTTCAAGTATCTCAAGTCAACCTTCGTGCAGCTGCAACTCGTTGTCGTCGTGTTACCTGGAAAAACACCCGTTTACG CCGAAGTGAAGCGGGTGGGCGACACGGTGCTGGGCATGGCGACGCAGTGCGTGCAGGCAAAGAACGTCAACAAGACGTCGCCGCAGACCCTCAGCAACCTCTGCCTCAAGATCAACGTCAAGCTCGGCGGGATCAACTCCATCCTCGTGCCCTCGTTGCGTCCTAAG GTGTTCAACGAGCCGGTGATCTTCCTGGGGGTGGACGTGACGCACCCGCCGGCCGGCGACAACAAGAAGCCGTCCATCGCGGCCGTGGTGGGCTCCATGGACGCGCACCCGTCGCGCTACGCCGCCACCGTGCGCGTGCAGCAGCACAG ACAGGAGATCGTCCACGAGATGAGCAGCATGGTGCAGGAGCTGCTGATCATGTTCTACAAGAGCACGGGCGGGTTCAAGCCCCATCGCATCATCATGTACCGGGACGGCATCTCCGAGGGGCAGTTCATACACGTGCTGCAGCACGAGTTGACCGCAGTTCGGGAGGCTTGCATCAAG TTAGAAGCGGAGTACAAGCCGGGCATCACCTTCATAGTGGTACAGAAACGTCACCACACGCGGCTGTTCTGCGCAGACAAGAAGGAGCAGTCCGGCAAGTCGGGCAACATCCCCGCCGGCACCACCGTCGATCTGGGCATCACGCATCCCACCGAGTTCGACTTCTACCTGTGCAGTCACCAGGGCATTCAG GGCACGTCGCGGCCGTCGCACTACCACGTGCTGTGGGACGACAACCACTTCGGCTCGGACGAGCTGCAGTGCCTGACGTACCAGCTGTGCCACACGTACGTGCGCTGCACGCGCTCCGTGTCCATCCCGGCGCCGGCGTACTACGCGCACCTGGTGGCCTTCCGCGCGCGCTACCACCTGGTGGAGAAGGAGCACGACTCGGGCGAGGGCAGCCACCAGTCGGCGTGCAGCGAGGACCGCACGCCGGGCGCCATGGCGCGCGCCATCACCGTGCACGCCGTCACCAAGAAGGTCATGTACTTCGCCTGA
- the LOC113394674 gene encoding zinc finger protein 708-like: MSGKLIVHRFETEDKFQTLQILIENDKTTIDTWREGRDYPKKKEKDKPRLTVKVVSEDNSSNIDLDSCAEKVEDTCKFPNNLQVQLKIQHLSGETSNDLKSETKSLIFNRNTEISTKHYRIAETEENPQKVSTETYIGSSMSPLEYSLEKVKENNARIMENIHMLNRTLNYTKKKEILGIINPKPLRSYPCEECGKCFVYETGLWRHYSVRHGSLDKHQRWQFVWTCTECFQVWPRQDLALKHANQCCKSDNTDCVREIKTSSLLQCEFCEKVYTSIPRLLRHLKMHTVTKNYECNACNIAFSCYKTAEQHWLICLWLKMYYQFSLPKLLLCNACDRKFRNYDQLYNHRYKVGHFIPKSSDNGENNCVFKPSLVFQCEICGQWFNAISQIQDHRNQYHPHFNSGILYNAEIPVTSET, encoded by the exons ATGTCAGGTAAATTAATCGTTCATAGATTTGAAACAGAGGATAAGTTTCAAACAttgcaaatattaatagaaaatgatAAAACTACGATTGACACATGGCGCGAAGGCCGAGATTATcctaaaaagaaagaaaaagataAGCCACGGTTAACTGTTAAAGTTGTTTCCGAAGATAATTCAAGTAACATAGATCTCGATTCATGCGCAGAGAAAGTTGAGGATACCTGTAAATTCCCAAACAATTTACAAGTGCAGCTTAAAATCCAACATTTATCTGGGGAAACAAGTAATGATTTAAAGTCTGAAACAAAGAGCTTGATTTTCAATCGTAATACTGAAATATCAACTAAACATTATAGGATAGCCGAAACGGAAGAGAACCCGCAGAAAGTTTCAACAGAAACATATATTGGCAGCTCAATGAGTCCGCTTGAATATAGTCTCGAAAAAGTCAAAGAAAACAATGCTCGGATAATGGAAAATATTCACATGCTCAATAGAACCTTAAATTACACGAAAAAGAAGGAGATATTGGGAATAATCAATCCGAAACCATTACGCTCATATCCCTGTGAGGAATGTGGAAAATGTTTCGTATACGAAACTGGCCTTTGGAGACATTACTCTGTTAGACATGGCAGTTTGGACAAACATCAACGTTGGCAGTTTGTTTGGACTTGTACCGAGTGTTTTCAGGTGTGGCCACGACAAGACTTGGCCCTAAAGCACGCTAATCAGTGCTGTAAATCAGATAACACGGACTGTGTTCGAGAGATAAAGACATCTTCACTATTGCAGTGCGAATTTTGTGAAAAGGTTTATACAAGTATACCTAGATTACTGAGACATCTTAAAATGCACACTGTTACGAAAAATTACGAATGTAATGCTTGTAATATAGCGTTTTCGTGTTACAAAACGGCAGAACAACATTGGCTAATATGCTTGTGGTTGAAAATGTATTATCAATTTTCTTTGCCAAAACTACTTCTCTGTAATGCCTGTGATCGaaaatttagaaattatgaTCAGTTATACAATCATCG gtacaAAGTAGGTCATTTTATACCAAAATCATCTGATAATGGTGAGAATAACTGTGTATTTAAACCCTCTCTTGTCTTTCAATGTGAAATTTGTGGACAGTGGTTTAATGCAATATCACAAATTCAAGATCATAGAAACCAGTATCACCCCCATTTCAACAGTGGAATTCTATATAATGCT GAGATTCCAGTTACATCAGAGACTTga
- the LOC113394699 gene encoding uncharacterized protein LOC113394699 has protein sequence MTKSTKGNLHVVEEIYNQIPAFTDVFSEDTFYIFVAIFVSCTIMVAFVLSKFVTIKPVE, from the coding sequence ATGACAAAATCAACAAAAGGAAATCTTCATGTGGTGGAAGAGATTTACAATCAAATACCAGCATTTACTGATGTTTTCTCCGAAGACACTTTCTATATATTTGTTGCAATATTTGTTTCTTGCACTATCATGGTTGCTTTTGTTTTATCTAAATTTGTTACTATAAAGCCTGTAGAGTAA
- the LOC113394698 gene encoding large ribosomal subunit protein mL53: MSIPYSGTIRRSGGVVSAIGKQLRGVNLKAAKRITVKFDPFGENVTHTRNFLHYLSSPKIILTNPNCSLKTEIVCDRSEPTIDIALVPSIAETAKLNKVTFKSGNLTCLELLQLLNKHISSLAPEDQITNTIQTKLEKKKGKKK; this comes from the exons atgtctatcCCATATAGTGGTACGATACGACGTTCTGGAGGTGTAGTATCAGCAATTGGAAAACAATTACGGGGAGTTAATCTCAAAGCAGCGAAACGAATAACTGTGAAGTTTGATCCATTCGGAGAAAATGTTACACACACTAG gAACTTCTTACATTATTTAAGCTCACCCAAAATCATTCTCACAAATCCTAATTGTTCTCTCAAAACAGAAATTGTCTGTGACCGAAGTGAGCCTACAATTGATATTGCTCTAGTGCCTTCTATAgctg AAACAGCAAAACTTAACAAAGTAACTTTTAAATCTGGGAATTTAACTTGTTTGGAATtactacaattattaaataaacatatatcatCATTAGCACCGGAAGATCAGATAACAAATactatacaaacaaaattagagaaaaaaaaaggtaaaaagaaGTGA
- the Ago1 gene encoding protein argonaute-2 isoform X1, with product MYPVGQPPAGETSAGAVGVSGAVSAAAGTTSAAPGAPSTALATGTSPPGVTSGTGGLSLVSPAAPPPPDLPVLTCPRRPNLGHEGRPIMLRANHFQISMPRGFVHHYDVNIQPDKCPRKVNREIVESMVRNYNKIFGALKPVFDGRNNLYTRDPLPIGNDRVELEVTLPGEGKDRVFRVTIKWVAQVSLFALEEALEGRTRQIPYDAILALDVVMRHLPSMMYTPVGRSFFSSPEGYYHPLGGGREVWFGFHQSVRPSQWKMMLNIDVSATAFYKAQPVIEFMCEVLDIRDINEQRKPLTDSQRVKFTKEIKGLKIEITHCGTMKRKYRVCNVTRRPAQMQSFPLQLENGQTVECTVAKYFLDKYKMKLRYPHLPCLQVGQEHKHTYLPLEVCNIVPGQRCIKKLTDMQTSTMIKATARSAPDREREINNLVRRANFNTDLYVKEFGLTISNNMMEVRGRVLPPPKLQYGGRVSSLGGQQALPNQGVWDMRGKQFFMGVEIRVWAIACFAPQRTVREDALKNFTQQLQKISNDAGMPIIGQPCFCKYATGPDQVEPMFKYLKSTFVQLQLVVVVLPGKTPVYAEVKRVGDTVLGMATQCVQAKNVNKTSPQTLSNLCLKINVKLGGINSILVPSLRPKVFNEPVIFLGVDVTHPPAGDNKKPSIAAVVGSMDAHPSRYAATVRVQQHRYHTPTEARQEIVHEMSSMVQELLIMFYKSTGGFKPHRIIMYRDGISEGQFIHVLQHELTAVREACIKLEAEYKPGITFIVVQKRHHTRLFCADKKEQSGKSGNIPAGTTVDLGITHPTEFDFYLCSHQGIQGTSRPSHYHVLWDDNHFGSDELQCLTYQLCHTYVRCTRSVSIPAPAYYAHLVAFRARYHLVEKEHDSGEGSHQSACSEDRTPGAMARAITVHAVTKKVMYFA from the exons ATGTACCCCGTTGGCCAAC CTCCAGCGGGGGAGACGAGTGCTGGTGCGGTGGGTGTGTCAGGAGCTGTGAGTGCAGCGGCGGGCACCACAAGTGCAGCACCAGGGGCACCAAGTACTGCACTAGCCACAGGCACGTCTCCACCTGGTGTGACAAGTGGAACTGGCGGCTTGTCGCTCGTGTCACCTGCAGCTCCTCCACCACCCGACCTACCCGTGCTGACTTGTCCTCGACGACCAAACTTGGGTCATGAAGGAAGACCAATCATGCTTCGTGCTAATCATTTTCAAATATCTATGCCAAGAGGATTTGTACATCATTATGATGTAAATATACAACCTGACAAATGTCCTAGGAag gtAAATAGAGAAATTGTTGAATCTATGGTAcgcaattacaataaaatatttggtgCTTTAAAACCTGTGTTTGATGGtagaaacaatttatatacaagGGATCCCTTGCCTATTGGCAATGACAGAGTGGAATTAGAAGTAACTTTGCCTGGAGAAGGAAAGGATAGAGTATTTCGGGTTACAATCAAATGGGTTGCACAA GTGTCATTGTTTGCTTTAGAAGAAGCATTAGAGGGTCGTACGAGACAGATTCCATATGATGCAATCCTTGCGTTGGATGTTGTCATGAGACATCTCCCTTCAATGATGTACACTCCAGTGGGCAGATCTTTCTTCTCATCGCCAGAAGGATATTATCACCCTCTTGGTGGGGGTAGAGAAGTGTGGTTTGGTTTTCACCAGTCTGTGAGACCGAGCCAGTGGAAAATGATGCTTAATATTGATG tatcgGCAACTGCATTTTACAAAGCCCAGCCTGTTATAGAATTTATGTGTGAAGTGTTAGATATAAGAGACATTAATGAACAAAGAAAACCTCTGACCGATTCACAAAGAGTAAAATTTACCAAAGAAATTAAAGGACTGAAGATTGAAATAACTCATTGTGGTACCATGAAGAGGAAATACAGAGTGTGTAACGTTACTCGCAGACCTGCACAGATGCAGTC atttCCTTTACAATTGGAAAATGGACAAACAGTAGAATGTACTGTAGCTAAGTATTTTTTGGATAAGTATAAGATGAAACTCAGATACCCACATTTGCCTTGCCTCCAAGTAGGTCAAGAGCACAAACATACATACTTGCCATTAGAGGTCTGTAATATTGTGCCAGGACAGAGGTGCATCAAGAAATTAACCGACATGCAGACTTCCACCATGATCAAAGCAACAGCTCGCTCTGCCCCAGACAG GGAGCGCGAGATCAACAACCTGGTGCGGCGCGCCAACTTCAACACGGACCTGTACGTGAAGGAGTTCGGCCTCACCATCTCCAACAACATGATGGAGGTGCGCGGCCGAGTGCTGCCGCCGCCCAAGCTGCAGTACGGCGGCCGGGTCTCCTCGCTCGGCGGACAG CAAGCTTTGCCCAACCAGGGCGTGTGGGACATGCGCGGCAAGCAGTTCTTCATGGGCGTCGAGATACGCGTGTGGGCCATCGCCTGCTTCGCGCCGCAGCGGACCGTCCGGGAGGACGCGCTCAA GAACTTCACGCAGCAATTACAGAAGATATCCAACGATGCAGGTATGCCGATCATCGGTCAACCGTGCTTCTGCAAGTATGCGACTGGCCCGGATCAAGTTGAGCCTATGTTCAAGTATCTCAAGTCAACCTTCGTGCAGCTGCAACTCGTTGTCGTCGTGTTACCTGGAAAAACACCCGTTTACG CCGAAGTGAAGCGGGTGGGCGACACGGTGCTGGGCATGGCGACGCAGTGCGTGCAGGCAAAGAACGTCAACAAGACGTCGCCGCAGACCCTCAGCAACCTCTGCCTCAAGATCAACGTCAAGCTCGGCGGGATCAACTCCATCCTCGTGCCCTCGTTGCGTCCTAAG GTGTTCAACGAGCCGGTGATCTTCCTGGGGGTGGACGTGACGCACCCGCCGGCCGGCGACAACAAGAAGCCGTCCATCGCGGCCGTGGTGGGCTCCATGGACGCGCACCCGTCGCGCTACGCCGCCACCGTGCGCGTGCAGCAGCACAGGTACCACACGCCGACAGAAGCACG ACAGGAGATCGTCCACGAGATGAGCAGCATGGTGCAGGAGCTGCTGATCATGTTCTACAAGAGCACGGGCGGGTTCAAGCCCCATCGCATCATCATGTACCGGGACGGCATCTCCGAGGGGCAGTTCATACACGTGCTGCAGCACGAGTTGACCGCAGTTCGGGAGGCTTGCATCAAG TTAGAAGCGGAGTACAAGCCGGGCATCACCTTCATAGTGGTACAGAAACGTCACCACACGCGGCTGTTCTGCGCAGACAAGAAGGAGCAGTCCGGCAAGTCGGGCAACATCCCCGCCGGCACCACCGTCGATCTGGGCATCACGCATCCCACCGAGTTCGACTTCTACCTGTGCAGTCACCAGGGCATTCAG GGCACGTCGCGGCCGTCGCACTACCACGTGCTGTGGGACGACAACCACTTCGGCTCGGACGAGCTGCAGTGCCTGACGTACCAGCTGTGCCACACGTACGTGCGCTGCACGCGCTCCGTGTCCATCCCGGCGCCGGCGTACTACGCGCACCTGGTGGCCTTCCGCGCGCGCTACCACCTGGTGGAGAAGGAGCACGACTCGGGCGAGGGCAGCCACCAGTCGGCGTGCAGCGAGGACCGCACGCCGGGCGCCATGGCGCGCGCCATCACCGTGCACGCCGTCACCAAGAAGGTCATGTACTTCGCCTGA